The Gammaproteobacteria bacterium DNA segment CCAATATCGGTTACTACGCCCAGGACCATGCGCATGAATTTGAACACAACAAAATTGTATTTGACTGGATGGACGCATTTGGAAAACCTGAAGACGATGAACAAAGTATCCGATCGGTATTGGGTAGACTGCTGTTTTCACAAGACGATATCAGTAAAAATGTGAAAGTACTTTCGGGTGGTGAACAAGGCCGCATGATCTTTGGTAAATTAATGCTGCAAACCCCTAATATCCTGTTACTCGATGAACCAACCAATCACCTCGACATGGAATCGATCGAGTCCTTGAACCTGGCCTTGGAAAATTACGAGGGCACCCTGCTCTTCATCAGCCATGACCGAGAATTTGTCTCCTCGATCGCGACGCGAATAATAGAACTGACCCCAACCGGCATCAATGATTATCACGGAACTTACGAAGAGTATTTAGCCAAACAAGGGCTAAATTAAAGATCAACTATTTCAAACACGTCTTCATCGACTAAATTGGGGACCGTTACTTTTAACTCAGGTGTCCGTGCCATTTCTCTATTCAGGGCAAACATCGCTTCTTTATTTCTTGCCCAGCTACGCCTGGCAATGCCATTATTGACATCGTAAAACAACATAGCCTTGAGGCGTTTAGCGGCTTTTTTGCTGCCATCCAGTAACATCCCGAAGCCGCCATTTATCACTTCACCCCAGCCTACACCGCCGCCGTTGTGGATAGACACCCAGGTCGCACCCCGGAAACTGTCACCGATGGCATTATGGATGGCCATATCGGCGGTGAATTGACTGCCATCATAAATATTGGAGGTCTCGCGAAACGGTGAATCGGTTCCACTCACATCGTGATGATCGCGTCCGAGAACCACTGGACCGATCTCGCCAGCTTTAACGGCGTCATTAAAGGCTTTGGCGATCTTGATACGCCCTTCTGCATCTGCATAAAGTATTCTCGCCTGTGACCCAACAACCAGTTTGTTCTTTTTCGCATCCGCGATCCAGCTAATATTGTCTTGCATTTGTAACTGGATCTCGGGTGGCGCGTCTTGCATGATCTCTTTAAGTACCTGCATGGCGATGTCATCCGTCTTATCCAGATCTTGCGGTTTTCCCGACGTACACACCCAGCGGAAAGGGCCAAAACCGTAATCAAAACACATCGGACCCAGAATATCTTGCACATAAGACGAGTATTTAAAATCGATATTATTGTCGGCCATCACATCCCCACCGGCGCGTGAGGCCTCAAGTAAAAAGGCATTGCCGTAATCGAAAAAGTAGGTGCCTTTCGCCGCATGCCTGTTGATGGCATTTGCCTGACGGCGTAAGGATTCCTGGACTTTTTGTTTAAACTCTTCCGGCTGTTCACGGATCAATCGATTCGATTCCGCATAAGTCACATCCACCGGATAATATCCCCCCGACCAGGGGTTGTGCAATGAAGTTTGATCTGAACCAACGTGCACGAATATATTTTCACGATCAAAGTCTTCCCAGACGTCCACGATGTTTCCGATGTAGGCAATGGAAACCACTTCTTTATTGTCTTGGGCCTGTTTTACACGAAGGATCAAGTCATCCATATCATCAATGAGCACATCGACCCAGCCCTGGGCATGACGTTTTTTTGCAGCGTCCGGGTTAATTTCAGCACATACCGTAATACATCCGGCAATATTCCCGGCTTTGGGTTGTGCCCCGCTCATGCCACCGAGACCCGAGGTTAAGAATATTTTTCCGGCAGAGGTATCGTCTTTATTTAATATTTTACGAAACGCATTCATCACGGTAATGGTCGTGCCGTGCACAATGCCTTGTGGCCCGATGTACATGTAGGAACCGGCGGTCATTTGCCCGTATTGGGTAACCCCCAAAGCATTATATTTTTCCCAATCGTCCGGACTGGAATAGTTCGGTATCATCATGCCATTGGTCACGACCACACGCGGAGCATTCTTTGAGGACGGAAACAGTCCCATCGGATGACCGGAATACATGTGCAAAGTCTGTTTGCTGGTCATGCTGGCCAGATACTGCATGCTGAGCAGATACTGTGCCCAGTTCTGGAATACCGCACCGTTTCCGCCATAAGTAATCAATTCTTCCGGGTGTTGGGCCACGGCCGGATCCAGATTGTTCTGGATCATTAACATGATCGCAGCAGCCTGTTGGCATTTGGCGGGATATTGATCTATTGGACGTGCATACATCTTGTATTGCGGTTTAAACCGGTACATGTATATGCGACCGTAGTTTTTCAATTCATG contains these protein-coding regions:
- a CDS encoding urocanate hydratase, producing the protein MTFQSQILQGIPTELPPKREYTSSVNHAPKRKDILTLEEKKLAIRNALRYFPQDWHQELALEFTHELKNYGRIYMYRFKPQYKMYARPIDQYPAKCQQAAAIMLMIQNNLDPAVAQHPEELITYGGNGAVFQNWAQYLLSMQYLASMTSKQTLHMYSGHPMGLFPSSKNAPRVVVTNGMMIPNYSSPDDWEKYNALGVTQYGQMTAGSYMYIGPQGIVHGTTITVMNAFRKILNKDDTSAGKIFLTSGLGGMSGAQPKAGNIAGCITVCAEINPDAAKKRHAQGWVDVLIDDMDDLILRVKQAQDNKEVVSIAYIGNIVDVWEDFDRENIFVHVGSDQTSLHNPWSGGYYPVDVTYAESNRLIREQPEEFKQKVQESLRRQANAINRHAAKGTYFFDYGNAFLLEASRAGGDVMADNNIDFKYSSYVQDILGPMCFDYGFGPFRWVCTSGKPQDLDKTDDIAMQVLKEIMQDAPPEIQLQMQDNISWIADAKKNKLVVGSQARILYADAEGRIKIAKAFNDAVKAGEIGPVVLGRDHHDVSGTDSPFRETSNIYDGSQFTADMAIHNAIGDSFRGATWVSIHNGGGVGWGEVINGGFGMLLDGSKKAAKRLKAMLFYDVNNGIARRSWARNKEAMFALNREMARTPELKVTVPNLVDEDVFEIVDL